The Alkalihalobacillus sp. LMS6 genomic interval CGACAACGAGAGGCATCAAACGATGTGGAGGCTGAAGCAGAAACGGCTGCAACATTTTTTTCAGCAGAAGTAACTGAAACAGGCGGCGTACGAGGTCCAGTTGACAATCAAGAGGAATACTCTATGTATTTGTACACACAAATGAGGCAAATGCAAGGAGAGCTCAATCGTGTTCATAGTGAGATGAAGAGAATGCAAGATCAGCTAAATCGCTGGTATCGTCCGCCCCAAGGCTAATCAAAATATGTAAGACGGAAGGGTTGTTAACCTTCTGTCTTTTTTGCGTAAGTCGTTTGAAGGCGAAAAATACTTGTTGTAATCATAAGGAAATTCCTTTAACCTAGTAGAGGATTTTATTGAGCGAACTCTCCTTTGATAAAAGAGTGACTTTCGTGAGACTCGGGGGTCATCACTTTTGATTAAAAGAGAGAGGGTAAAGAATGGAAACAGTAAAAGAACAGTGGTTTGGAAATATTCGAGGAGATGTTCTCGCGGGAATTGTTGTTGCACTTGCTTTAATTCCAGAAGCAATTGCGTTTTCAATTATTGCTGGTGTAGACCCAATGGTTGGTTTATATGCTTCATTTTGTATAGCGATTGTGATTGCTTTTGTTGGTGGACGTCCCGGAATGATTTCCGCAGCAACTGGAGCAATGGCATTGGTTATGGTGACGCTTGTGGCAAATCATGGATTACAATATTTGCTTGCGGCAACGATTTTGACGGGAATCATTCAAATAATTTTTGGGGTTTTTAAACTTGCGCGTTACATGAAGTTTGTACCACGAACGGTAATGACAGGATTTGTTAATTCATTAGCCATTTTAATTTTTCTTGCACAAATTGATCATTTTGTTGGAGAAACGTGGATCATGTACGCACTAGTTGCGTTAACACTGGCTATCATTTATCTTTTTCCCTATGTGACAAAAGCGATTCCTTCGACATTAGTCGCAATTATTGTTGTGACGGTGATTGTATTGACAATGAATATTGGTGTAAGGAACGTAGGGGATATGGGTGAATTAAGTCAGACGTTACCAGTATTTGCGCTGCCAAACATTCCGTTTAATCTTGAAACATTATGGATAATCTTGCCTTATGCATTGGCACTTGCGATTGTCGGATTACTAGAATCCCTTTTGACAGCGAATATTGTGGATGATATGACGGATACGAAGAGTAATAAGGATCGAGAGAGTCGTGGCCAAGGAATTGCCAATATTGTTACTGGTTTTTTTGGCGGAATGGCAGGATGTGCAATGATCGGGCAATCTGTAATTAATGTAAAATCAGGAGGAAGAGGTCGACTATCAACGCTCGTTGCAGGTCTATTCTTAATGTTCCTCATTTTAGTACTCGGAAATGTTGTTGTCCAAATTCCAATGGCCGCTTTAGCTGGTGTCATGATTATGGTGTCGATTAGTACGTTTGATTGGCAATCGGTACGAACGTTGCACCGTTTACCACGTACGGACGCCATTGTGTTAGTTGTGACGGTGGCAATCGTTTTACTGACACATAATCTGGCTTATGGTGTCCTTGCAGGTGTATTGCTAAGTATGGTGTTCTTTGCGGCAAAACTGTCGCAGGTTCGTGTTGATTCGCACTTCGATAAGGCAGAAAATAAACGGACATATACAGTTGTTGGACCGCTATTTTTTGCATCAGTAACAGACTTTTTAGCAAAAATTGATACAGAGGAAAAGCTGGACTACGTTGTATTTGATTTATCACACTCGCATGTTTGGGACGATTCTGCTGTTGGGGCATTAGACAGGGTCGAAGCAAAGTTCGTCACGAATAAAGTAGATGTTCAAATAATAGGGATAAACAAAGAAAGTAGTCAGCTACTTGAGTCAGTAAGCCAACTACCAAAAGCGTCTAACCATTAAAAAAGAGCGGGAATGTCAACAACGACATTCTCGCTTTCACATTTTATCTTTAGGTATGGTGACGCGAAAACAATAGCAGCTTACAAAAGAAAAGCGATGATGACAACAAAAGCTAAAGCAATTGGCACGAGTAAAAAATAAAGCCAAGAAAATGTTTTTATGCTACGATCACTACTGTATTTTGTATCGGAGCCACTCATTGCGATGATTGTTACAATGAGGCCGCCAATACAAATAATTGCCGCAATAAGTAAAACGTTAACCATGATAATAAGCTCCTTTTTCTTTAAAAACCACCAATGTCATGAATAGATTGATTATAATAAAGCTTACCATATTGTTTTTGCTAATTTAAGGAGGGAACCTGTCAAACGAACAGGGCGTTATGAATGTAATACAACTACTACTGCAGGTTCTATTTTTATATGGCCTTTCCGTTTTTGGAGATTTTTTATCGGTTTGGTTACACTTGCCGATCCCAGGATCGATTATTGGATTTCTATTGTTACTCTTACTGCTAAGTACAAAAATGATCCCAGAAAACTGGGTAGAAAAGGGAGCGACCGCACTATTATTTGTGCTCCCACTATTATTCATTCCTTTTAATTTAGGGGTCATGCAATACCCAGAACTTTTATCAACTACAGGAGTGCTGTTACTGCTTTCCGTTTCAGTCAGTACGCTTTTATCAATGGTCGGCATTGGGCACTTCTGCCAATGGTATGAGCGAAAGCGAGGTGACTTCGAACAATGATTCATGCATTACTAGCCATAGGCATTGTCGCTGGAACCGTAACCTTCTATTTTCTTTTTCGACTGCTTTACTTAAAGTATCCTTATCCATTTCTTTTGCCAGTTGTGACAACAACCGCATTCATTTTAATCCTCTTGCTGTTGTTTAATGTTTCATATGAAGACTATTTAATTGGCGGAGAATGGTTGAGTCGCTTAATGGGTCCAGCGATTGTCGCATTAGCTTTTCCTTTATATAAACAGCGTGTACTCGTTCTCCGCTTTAGTGTCATGATTGGAGGAGCTGTATTGATTGGTGTGTTTTTAGGATTTAGTACGGTTTATGTTTTTGCAGTTTTATTTGGATTTGATGACATTCTTACGGCTTCTTTATTACCGAAATCTATAACAGCACCGGTTGCTGTTGAAATATCGGCCGCTCTACACGGATTACCAACATTAACTGCGGCATTTGTTCTTGTAGCTGGCTTTAGCGGTATTTTGTTCGGTCCTTTTCTTATGAAGAAAGTAGGAATTAAGAGTCTTCATGGAAAAAGCATTGCTTTGGGTGGAGCCTCACATGCTTTAGGCATTTCAAAAGCCGCTGAATATGGTAATGTTCCGTTATCAATGAGCTCGATTGCGATGACATTAAGTGCGATTGTGGCTTCATTTTTAATACCAGTATTCATATGGATCTTTTTATAACAGCATGCCGCAGCATGCTGTTTTCATGATCTTAAAACCTAGAGAATAAAAGAATGAAGCCATACGTGCTAGCTTGAAGCATCATTGCTCTTCTAGTGATCGATTGATAGGCAAACTGAAGTTGGGTCTGGTCAATCGGGTAATGTGCTGAGAAATATTTTTTTGGTAAATGAACTGCTGATTTGAGCTGTTTTGTATTGATTACTATCGACAGTAGCGCAACAAAAATTGAAAAAACGATCGATGGAGAGAAAAGAATCAATCCAATAGTGAGAATCACAACTCTCTGGAACAGATTTGCTTGTTCTTGGGTTCGATGTGCTCTTTTTAAGAGAAAGTCTACTTGAAAAGAGTCTGAGCGCCTTTTTAAGATCGTTAGAATCGAGAATCGATTTTGAACAAACCTATCATTAGTAGGGACTTGGATAAATTGGCTTAAGAATAGTTGCCAGTAGCGTTCAGAAACCGTATCCATTTTAATAAAAGCAACCCATGTATGTACCTCGAATCGTTTGAACGTATAGATAAATAAAGCGTAGGCAGCCACAGTTGCTATCATCATTAAGACAAAGATCATTGACTCCATAAATAAAAAGAAAATCATGACGAGCATCCATAACCTTGCTAAGACCCGTACGCGATTCAGGGATCTCAGTGTTGTAAGCAAATAGATTACAGACAGATGTAAGATGGAAAGTAAAAAGAGTAGCAATGCTACATACAACAATTGCAATAAAGACAGATTTTGAATTTGTGAGAGAAACAGGATAAACAAGCTTGTGTGAACCGCTTGCACCCCAACATTATAGCGAAATGTTTGATTAAAATAAGTTTGAACAACCTTTTTATGGGGAGACAAATAAAGTGTATCAGGCTCTGTTAGTAAGGTGGTTAATCTCGATTTCAACCCGAAAAGAGCGTATAACAGACTTAATAAAAATGCTTGAACAACAGGTGAAGCAAAGTGGTTTAAATAATGAAGCAAGAAAAACAACCCAACCATGATAAGTGGTACAAGTAACAGGACTCCACTATTTAGAAACACTTTTCCTACTTGCTTTTTTCGCAATTGATGATAGGCCTTTAAGCGCGTTTTGAATAAATCATTCATCGTTAACACCAACTAAGTGAAAAAAGAAATCTTCTAATGTGCCTTGTTTTTCGGTTGAAACCATTTTTCCTTCTGCTTGGGTTACTTGATGTCCTTTATGAATCACGACCACTCGATCACATACGGACTCTGCAATGGTTAATAGATGCGTCGAGAGTAAAATCGCTGTTTGATTTGCACGCAGTTTTTTTAAATCGGTTAGAAAACGTGATAAACCGATGGGATCTAGCCCCATAAAAGGCTCATCAATAATTAAATACTGTGGCTTAGCTAGAAGAGCATTAACGATTGATACTTTCTGTTTGTTTCCCTTTGAAAGGGCGAAGGGATATTTATGTAAATGCTCTGTTAGTTCATAGCGCGTAATCAGCTCTTGTTGATAGTCTGACAGTTGTTCTTTATACAAAGCACGAATAAATGAAAAGTGTTCTTGAACTGTAAGGTGCGGATAAAGGGTCGGTGTGTCTGGAATATAACTGAGTAAATGGCGTTCAGTTAACAGCGATTTCCCATTTATCGTAATCATACCATTCATTGGTTTCAAAGAACCAATAATATGTTGAAGTGTTGTACTTTTACCAGCACCGTTTAAACCTAAAAGTCCAACAATTTCACCTTGATTTACATCAAACGAGATGTCGTGAATGATTTTTTGGTTCACATAGCCACCGTGTAATTGATCGATCTTTAACATGACAGTTCTATTCCTCACTTTCTTCCCTTACGAACAGTTTGTAACTGAAATTTCTAGCGGACAAGGAGAAAATAAAACCCCGTTAGCCCGAAGCCAATGGGGCAAGAGGAACGTTATTCTTCCTGTAACGTTTTGATATACCAAGCGTCGCAAGAGAAATGCTCTGTTTCAAGTAATGGGGCATCTAGTTTTTTGAAACCATGTTTTTGATAAAAACGATTCGCGGCATGCATGGTGTGGATGGTCTCTAAGTAACATGCTTTATAATGTTGCTTTGCAAAAGTAAGACTGGTTTGTAGCAAGCGTTCCGCAACACCGCTTCCTCTTGCAGACGGAGCGGCGTACATCTTTTGCAATTCACACACATCTGGACGACCCAGTATATCACCGATTCCGCAACCTGCTACAAGCTTATTGTCTTCAATTGCGACCCAGTAGTTTGTTTGTTCTTTCTGGTAAAGCTCATAAAATTGGCCTAAATCCGGATCGGACCAAGCCGTTCCAGGTTTATTTGCGCCAAACTCAATTAAGCATGTTCGAATTAACTGTTCTACATCAGGGTTGTCTTGTTTTTGTATTTCACGAATGATCATACGTCTTACTCCAATCTAACTAAAGTGACTAAATTATTTTGAATTCATTGTACAATCTGGAACAATTAGAAGGCAAGTTGATTTTAAAGATGTGGTTTGGAATGAAAAGAATTGTGATTAAGTATCTTTTTTAAAACGCCGCTTTTCAAAATCCTCTTTCATGGGTATAAAGAGGTATACACGATGAAGCATATAAGGAGGTGACTTCCAAAGATTGAAGCTACACGTAAATTCCTGCGTAAAGCATCAATTTCTTGGGTCATGACACATGAATGGTTTATTACGATTTTTTATGGGAGTCTTTGCGTTTGTGACTCTTCTCGTTTCGACGGGGGCAATCCTAACAATTACAAACACATATCCAGTTTTTGAAGAAATAATCGCCCAAGGTCAAGATTTTTTCTGGGTACTAATTGGTGTTTTTTCGTTTTTAATCTTATTGGCGTTTATTTTGTTCGTTGCGAGTGTTATAAGTCGAGGTCATGTTGGATTGTTTCGATCGGCAACTGAACTTGGGGAGATCGCCATCTCTCAAGAGACTATCGAAGCCACTATTTTAAAAAGTGCACGAAAACTCGATGGAATTCGATCTCTAGAAGTCCATTCTCGCATGAAAAATGATGGCAAGAGCGTGCTCGTTGATTTAACCTACTCTCCATTTGGAACAAAGCCTGTACAAAAAAATGCAACCGCATTGCAAGATGTTGTGAAACATGACTTAGAATCTTGGCTAGAAGTCCATGTCGCAGAAGTTCGTGTCTTTGTGAGACCACAAACAACATCAGCAAGCAAGAAGCAACGAGTTGTGTAAGGAGGTGCTAAGGTGAAACAAGAAACAGTAAAACGGTATCGTGGACGAATCATTGGCTTACTAGCGGCTCTCATTTTTAGTGTTCTCTTTTTAACCATTGGTTTCTGGTATACCGTTGCGATTGGTATATTTGTAACGATTGGGTTCTTAATCGGAAAATGGGTGGACGGCGATTTAAACGTTTCAAGTTATGTGGATGCTTTATTCAGCAGACGGTCGTAATCTGTAAAAAAGAAAGTCATAGGACTTTCTTTTTTTATGCCATAATGGAAGGAGAAAGCGGATAAAGGGGAGGTCTAGCATGTTAATAGAAGATGTGCTTTATGGATCAGCGAGAGTAGAGCCCGTTCTAGAAAAGTTAGTGCGTAGCGCCAATGTACAACGGTTAAAAGGGGTGCATCAAGCAGGGGCGTGCTTCCTTGTTCAACCTAGTTGGAATGTTACCCGTTATGACCATTCTATCGGAACGATGCTTTTCGTTCGCAAACTAGGCGGTTCTCTTGAAGAGCAGATCGTTGCATTGCTTCATGATGTGTCTCATACTGCCTTTTCTCATCTCATTGATTATGTAATGGACAACAAAGAAGAAAATTACCACGAAACGATTTATGAGACGTTGATAGAATGCTCAGATATTCCAGTGATACTGGAAGAGGAAGGATACGCGTGGAAAGAACTCTTATCAAGTAAGCAGAATGGGTACTTGTTAGAGAAATCGTTGCCTCATCTTTGTGGCGATCGAATTGATTATACGTTGCGCGATATGTATGAATATGGCAAGGTCCCGTTACATGAAGCGCATGCATTTTTGGAACAACTCATCGTGGTTGATCAGCAAATTGTGTGTACACAATTAAAATGGGCCGAGTGGTTCGTCCAGCTCTTTTTTAAAGAAACGGTTGAATTTTTCCATCACCCAACAAATGTGTACGCCAATCAACAGGTAGCGCATCTTATTTCGATTGGTTTACAGCGAAATGTGCTGTCATTGGAAGATCTAATGAAAACGGATCACGAAGTAATGGAGCAGTTGAGGCAAAGTGAAGACCTGACAATTAAAACATTGCTAGCAGTTTTTAATGACTCGGTTGATAAAGGAGCGTACAGATGGATCGAGAAGCATGTCACCATTAAACATCGCTACATCGATCCGATTGTGGTAATTGACAACGATCTTTTACCAGCATCAAAACTGTCCATGAAAGTTCGAGATATCCATAAGCAAACCGAACAAAGCATCGATCGAGGTGTTAACGTCTTCATTACAGAAGGAGTAATTTAATGAATAAGCAGGAATTAATCGAAACGTTTCCAGCGTTACATGAGGTTGTCAGTTTAAAAGAAACGTTTTGGGAAAATCCATTAAAGAATGGTCAAGCGGAACTAAAAGATGAAGACATCAATATGCAAGCGATTGAGGCAGCAGAAGCGCGCTTGCAACGATTTGCGCCTTACTTAAAAAAGGTTTTTCCCGAGACTGAAGCAACGAATGGATTATTAGAATCACCGCTTAAGCAGATTGATGATTTTAAAGAGGAGCTGGAACATGTCTACAATGAACAAATAGTAGGAAAGCTTTTCTTGAAATGTGACCATGTATTACCTATTTCAGGATCCATTAAAGCAAGGGGCGGGATCTATGAAGTCTTAACCCTTGCTGAGTCAATTTTACTTAAACATGAAGTACTTAAAACCGACGAGAATTATGAAAAAATTGCTGATTCGAGCATCCACGATTTATTGTCCTCATATACCATTGTCGTTGGTTCGACTGGTAATTTAGGATTAAGCATTGGGGTTATGGCGAAAAAGTTAGGGTTTCATGTTGTTGTGCATATGTCAAATGACGCAAAATCATGGAAAAAAGAGTTGCTTAAACAAAGAGGAGCGGTCGTTGTTGAGCATCAGCAAGACTATAGCCTTGCTGTGGAAGAAGGACGTAAACAGGCAGAACAAGACGAAATGAGTTTTTTTATTGACGATGAACAATCGAAAACATTGTTTTTAGGGTATGCGGTAGCGGCTTTAAGGTTAAAAAAACAGTTGGATCAAGCTGGAATAAGCATTAACGCCAACCAACCTCTTTTTGTTTATTTACCGTGTGGTGTGGGCGGTGGACCTGGCGGCATTGCCTACGGACTTTATCAAGTGTTTGGGCCACATGTGCATTGCTATTTCGCAGAACCAACACACGCACCATGCATGCTCATTGGGATGATGACAAGATTACATGACCAGATTCATGTACAAGATCTAGGAATTGATAACCGCACGATTGCTGATGGTTTAGCAGTGGGTCGCCCATCAGGATTTGTAGGGAAGGTGATGGAGCCAATTCTAAGCGGCATTTATACAGTAAGCGATGATACCATGTATCAACTCCTCGCGACACTCATTGATAAAGAGGATACCGCGCTAGAGCCATCAGCTGTGACAAGCTTGGTTGGACCAGTAAAAGCAAAAACAGTGAACAGAAACGGCATTCATCTATCGTGGGCAACCGGGGGAAGTATGGTACCGGATGCGATTATGAG includes:
- a CDS encoding DUF2273 domain-containing protein codes for the protein MKQETVKRYRGRIIGLLAALIFSVLFLTIGFWYTVAIGIFVTIGFLIGKWVDGDLNVSSYVDALFSRRS
- the amaP gene encoding alkaline shock response membrane anchor protein AmaP, translating into MNGLLRFFMGVFAFVTLLVSTGAILTITNTYPVFEEIIAQGQDFFWVLIGVFSFLILLAFILFVASVISRGHVGLFRSATELGEIAISQETIEATILKSARKLDGIRSLEVHSRMKNDGKSVLVDLTYSPFGTKPVQKNATALQDVVKHDLESWLEVHVAEVRVFVRPQTTSASKKQRVV
- a CDS encoding D-serine ammonia-lyase; amino-acid sequence: MNKQELIETFPALHEVVSLKETFWENPLKNGQAELKDEDINMQAIEAAEARLQRFAPYLKKVFPETEATNGLLESPLKQIDDFKEELEHVYNEQIVGKLFLKCDHVLPISGSIKARGGIYEVLTLAESILLKHEVLKTDENYEKIADSSIHDLLSSYTIVVGSTGNLGLSIGVMAKKLGFHVVVHMSNDAKSWKKELLKQRGAVVVEHQQDYSLAVEEGRKQAEQDEMSFFIDDEQSKTLFLGYAVAALRLKKQLDQAGISINANQPLFVYLPCGVGGGPGGIAYGLYQVFGPHVHCYFAEPTHAPCMLIGMMTRLHDQIHVQDLGIDNRTIADGLAVGRPSGFVGKVMEPILSGIYTVSDDTMYQLLATLIDKEDTALEPSAVTSLVGPVKAKTVNRNGIHLSWATGGSMVPDAIMSADYEKGKALQST
- a CDS encoding HD domain-containing protein; its protein translation is MLIEDVLYGSARVEPVLEKLVRSANVQRLKGVHQAGACFLVQPSWNVTRYDHSIGTMLFVRKLGGSLEEQIVALLHDVSHTAFSHLIDYVMDNKEENYHETIYETLIECSDIPVILEEEGYAWKELLSSKQNGYLLEKSLPHLCGDRIDYTLRDMYEYGKVPLHEAHAFLEQLIVVDQQIVCTQLKWAEWFVQLFFKETVEFFHHPTNVYANQQVAHLISIGLQRNVLSLEDLMKTDHEVMEQLRQSEDLTIKTLLAVFNDSVDKGAYRWIEKHVTIKHRYIDPIVVIDNDLLPASKLSMKVRDIHKQTEQSIDRGVNVFITEGVI
- a CDS encoding SulP family inorganic anion transporter → METVKEQWFGNIRGDVLAGIVVALALIPEAIAFSIIAGVDPMVGLYASFCIAIVIAFVGGRPGMISAATGAMALVMVTLVANHGLQYLLAATILTGIIQIIFGVFKLARYMKFVPRTVMTGFVNSLAILIFLAQIDHFVGETWIMYALVALTLAIIYLFPYVTKAIPSTLVAIIVVTVIVLTMNIGVRNVGDMGELSQTLPVFALPNIPFNLETLWIILPYALALAIVGLLESLLTANIVDDMTDTKSNKDRESRGQGIANIVTGFFGGMAGCAMIGQSVINVKSGGRGRLSTLVAGLFLMFLILVLGNVVVQIPMAALAGVMIMVSISTFDWQSVRTLHRLPRTDAIVLVVTVAIVLLTHNLAYGVLAGVLLSMVFFAAKLSQVRVDSHFDKAENKRTYTVVGPLFFASVTDFLAKIDTEEKLDYVVFDLSHSHVWDDSAVGALDRVEAKFVTNKVDVQIIGINKESSQLLESVSQLPKASNH
- a CDS encoding ABC transporter ATP-binding protein, which gives rise to MLKIDQLHGGYVNQKIIHDISFDVNQGEIVGLLGLNGAGKSTTLQHIIGSLKPMNGMITINGKSLLTERHLLSYIPDTPTLYPHLTVQEHFSFIRALYKEQLSDYQQELITRYELTEHLHKYPFALSKGNKQKVSIVNALLAKPQYLIIDEPFMGLDPIGLSRFLTDLKKLRANQTAILLSTHLLTIAESVCDRVVVIHKGHQVTQAEGKMVSTEKQGTLEDFFFHLVGVNDE
- a CDS encoding ABC transporter permease, yielding MNDLFKTRLKAYHQLRKKQVGKVFLNSGVLLLVPLIMVGLFFLLHYLNHFASPVVQAFLLSLLYALFGLKSRLTTLLTEPDTLYLSPHKKVVQTYFNQTFRYNVGVQAVHTSLFILFLSQIQNLSLLQLLYVALLLFLLSILHLSVIYLLTTLRSLNRVRVLARLWMLVMIFFLFMESMIFVLMMIATVAAYALFIYTFKRFEVHTWVAFIKMDTVSERYWQLFLSQFIQVPTNDRFVQNRFSILTILKRRSDSFQVDFLLKRAHRTQEQANLFQRVVILTIGLILFSPSIVFSIFVALLSIVINTKQLKSAVHLPKKYFSAHYPIDQTQLQFAYQSITRRAMMLQASTYGFILLFSRF
- a CDS encoding LrgB family protein, translated to MIHALLAIGIVAGTVTFYFLFRLLYLKYPYPFLLPVVTTTAFILILLLLFNVSYEDYLIGGEWLSRLMGPAIVALAFPLYKQRVLVLRFSVMIGGAVLIGVFLGFSTVYVFAVLFGFDDILTASLLPKSITAPVAVEISAALHGLPTLTAAFVLVAGFSGILFGPFLMKKVGIKSLHGKSIALGGASHALGISKAAEYGNVPLSMSSIAMTLSAIVASFLIPVFIWIFL
- a CDS encoding CidA/LrgA family protein — encoded protein: MNVIQLLLQVLFLYGLSVFGDFLSVWLHLPIPGSIIGFLLLLLLLSTKMIPENWVEKGATALLFVLPLLFIPFNLGVMQYPELLSTTGVLLLLSVSVSTLLSMVGIGHFCQWYERKRGDFEQ
- a CDS encoding GNAT family N-acetyltransferase, producing MIIREIQKQDNPDVEQLIRTCLIEFGANKPGTAWSDPDLGQFYELYQKEQTNYWVAIEDNKLVAGCGIGDILGRPDVCELQKMYAAPSARGSGVAERLLQTSLTFAKQHYKACYLETIHTMHAANRFYQKHGFKKLDAPLLETEHFSCDAWYIKTLQEE